In Streptantibioticus cattleyicolor NRRL 8057 = DSM 46488, a genomic segment contains:
- a CDS encoding glutamate-5-semialdehyde dehydrogenase, whose amino-acid sequence MTSSSSSPVTDTARRAKAAAAVLAPQPRTVRDGALLAIADALQARAGEIVAANARDVEAARAAGTSEAVVDRLTLTPERIDAIAADVRHVVGLPDPVGEVVRGSTLPNGLELRQIRVPLGVVGIVYEARPNVTVDAAALCLKSGNAVLLRGSSSAYASNTALVAVVRDAVESAGLPADAVQLVPGEGRESVTELMRARGLVDVLIPRGGASLIKTVVEGSTVPVIETGTGNCHVYVDEHADLEMALAILLNAKTSRPSVCNAAETVLVHSAVADAFLPTALAALTEAGVTVHGDATWQRAGKETGTEVPAATDEDWAAEYLSYDIAAAVVPDLDAAVAHIRRWTSGHTEAIVTRDQAAARRFVSLVDSTAVMVNASTRFTDGGQFGFGAEIGISTQKLHARGPMGLPELTSTKYVVTGDGHIR is encoded by the coding sequence ATGACCAGTAGCTCCTCGTCCCCCGTGACCGACACCGCACGCCGCGCGAAGGCGGCAGCCGCCGTACTCGCGCCGCAGCCGCGGACCGTGCGGGACGGCGCGCTGCTGGCCATCGCGGACGCCCTCCAGGCGCGCGCCGGCGAGATCGTCGCGGCCAACGCCCGCGACGTCGAGGCGGCGCGCGCCGCCGGCACCAGCGAGGCGGTCGTCGACCGCCTCACCCTGACCCCCGAGCGGATCGACGCCATCGCCGCCGACGTACGCCACGTGGTGGGCCTGCCCGACCCGGTGGGCGAGGTGGTGCGCGGCTCCACCCTCCCCAACGGCCTGGAGCTGCGGCAGATCCGGGTGCCGCTGGGCGTGGTCGGCATCGTCTACGAGGCCCGGCCCAACGTCACCGTGGACGCCGCCGCGCTCTGCCTGAAGTCCGGCAACGCGGTGCTGCTGCGCGGCTCCTCCTCGGCGTACGCCTCCAACACCGCGCTGGTGGCCGTGGTGCGGGACGCCGTCGAGTCGGCCGGGCTCCCCGCCGACGCGGTGCAGCTGGTGCCGGGGGAGGGCCGGGAGTCGGTCACCGAGCTGATGCGCGCCCGGGGCCTGGTGGACGTCCTCATCCCGCGCGGCGGCGCCTCGCTGATCAAGACCGTGGTGGAGGGGTCCACCGTGCCGGTGATCGAGACCGGCACCGGCAACTGCCACGTCTACGTCGACGAGCACGCCGACCTGGAGATGGCGCTGGCGATCCTGCTCAACGCCAAGACCTCGCGGCCGAGCGTGTGCAACGCGGCCGAGACCGTGCTGGTGCACTCCGCCGTGGCCGACGCCTTCCTCCCGACCGCCCTTGCCGCCCTGACCGAGGCCGGGGTCACCGTGCACGGCGACGCGACCTGGCAGCGGGCGGGCAAGGAGACGGGCACCGAGGTGCCGGCCGCCACCGACGAGGACTGGGCGGCCGAGTACCTCTCGTACGACATCGCGGCGGCCGTGGTCCCCGACCTGGACGCGGCGGTGGCCCACATCCGCCGCTGGACCTCCGGGCACACCGAGGCGATCGTCACCCGCGACCAGGCGGCGGCCCGCCGTTTCGTCTCACTGGTGGACTCCACCGCCGTCATGGTGAACGCCTCCACGCGGTTCACCGACGGCGGCCAGTTCGGCTTCGGCGCCGAGATCGGCATCTCCACCCAGAAGCTGCACGCCCGCGGCCCGATGGGGCTGCCGGAGCTGACCAGCACCAAGTACGTCGTCACCGGGGACGGCCACATCCGCTGA
- a CDS encoding SCO2584 family spore wall biosynthesis protein: MSEGEDGRPFPDGDDHGDADDEFASVVFDEAFVRAAPAHEPTARERRLAAAQARAEADAARARSVGGGDDDEPPRFDDGFGFDGYHRRDVSDEDELGLWAGPYRHRGHYGAHTRWHRTIAWVLALVMGVGVVALSFAAVYRGAGGVGRQPAPPPASGPSTVPRPAVKAPSSATP; this comes from the coding sequence GTGTCTGAGGGTGAGGACGGCAGGCCGTTCCCCGACGGTGACGACCACGGCGACGCGGACGACGAGTTCGCCTCCGTGGTCTTCGACGAGGCGTTCGTCCGGGCCGCCCCGGCCCATGAACCCACCGCGCGGGAACGGCGGCTGGCGGCGGCCCAGGCCCGCGCCGAGGCCGACGCCGCCCGGGCCCGTAGCGTGGGCGGCGGTGACGACGACGAGCCGCCGCGGTTCGACGACGGCTTCGGCTTCGACGGCTACCACCGACGCGACGTCAGCGACGAGGACGAGCTGGGGCTGTGGGCCGGGCCGTACCGCCACCGCGGGCACTACGGCGCCCACACCCGCTGGCACCGCACCATCGCCTGGGTGCTCGCCCTGGTGATGGGCGTCGGCGTGGTGGCGCTCAGCTTCGCCGCCGTCTACCGCGGGGCCGGCGGCGTCGGCCGGCAGCCCGCCCCGCCACCCGCCAGCGGCCCGTCCACGGTGCCCCGTCCGGCCGTGAAGGCGCCCTCTTCGGCGACACCCTGA
- the proB gene encoding glutamate 5-kinase, whose amino-acid sequence MTAARRIVVKIGSSSLTTAVGGLATDRMDALVEVLAGARDGAKEIVLVSSGAIAAGLAPLGLERRPRDLARQQAAASVGQGLLVAGYTAAFARHGIRVGQVLLTADDVSRRAHYRNAYRTFEQLLAMGALPVVNENDTVATDEIRFGDNDRLAALVAHLVRADLLVLLSDVDGVYDGDPSRPGSRRIPEVAGPGDLAGVEIGSAGKAGVGTGGMVTKVQAARIAADAGIPVVLTSAAEAADALAGRPTGTFFHATGKRSAVRLLWLEHASEPRGALRLDAGAVRAVVERRTSLLPAGLTGVEGQFSAGDPVDLLDEEGRAVARGLVNFDAEELPRLLGRSTRELAAEFGPEYEREVVHRDDLVVLH is encoded by the coding sequence GTGACGGCGGCGCGCCGGATCGTCGTCAAGATCGGCTCCTCCTCACTGACCACCGCCGTCGGCGGGCTGGCCACCGACCGGATGGACGCCCTGGTGGAGGTGCTCGCCGGGGCGCGGGACGGCGCCAAGGAGATCGTGCTGGTCTCCTCCGGCGCGATCGCCGCCGGGCTGGCCCCGCTCGGCCTGGAGCGCCGCCCGCGTGACCTGGCCCGGCAGCAGGCCGCCGCCAGCGTCGGCCAGGGGCTGCTGGTGGCCGGGTACACCGCGGCCTTCGCCCGCCACGGCATCCGGGTCGGGCAGGTGCTGCTCACCGCCGACGACGTCAGCCGCCGGGCCCACTACCGCAACGCCTACCGCACCTTCGAGCAGCTGCTGGCCATGGGCGCGCTGCCGGTGGTCAACGAGAACGACACGGTGGCCACCGACGAGATCCGGTTCGGTGACAACGACCGGCTCGCCGCCCTCGTCGCCCACCTGGTCCGGGCCGATCTGCTGGTGCTCCTCTCCGACGTGGACGGGGTCTACGACGGCGACCCGAGCCGCCCGGGCAGCCGGCGCATCCCCGAGGTGGCCGGCCCCGGCGACCTCGCCGGGGTGGAGATCGGCAGCGCCGGCAAGGCGGGCGTGGGCACCGGCGGCATGGTGACCAAGGTGCAGGCGGCCCGGATCGCCGCCGACGCCGGGATCCCGGTGGTGCTGACCTCCGCCGCCGAGGCCGCCGACGCCCTGGCCGGCCGCCCCACCGGCACCTTCTTCCACGCCACCGGCAAGCGCTCGGCGGTCCGGCTGCTGTGGCTGGAGCACGCCTCCGAACCGCGCGGCGCGCTGCGCCTGGACGCGGGCGCGGTACGGGCGGTGGTGGAGCGGCGCACCTCGCTGCTGCCGGCCGGGCTCACCGGGGTCGAGGGCCAGTTCTCCGCCGGCGACCCGGTCGACCTGCTGGACGAGGAGGGCCGGGCGGTCGCCCGCGGGCTGGTCAACTTCGACGCCGAGGAGCTGCCCCGGCTGCTCGGCCGCTCCACCCGCGAGCTGGCCGCCGAGTTCGGCCCGGAGTACGAACGCGAGGTCGTCCACCGCGACGACCTGGTGGTGCTGCACTGA
- the nadD gene encoding nicotinate-nucleotide adenylyltransferase, with protein MGEQAASVRPSGIDVGGGAGPVKKRLGVMGGTFDPIHHGHLVAASEVASLFHLDEVVFVPTGEPWQKEHRTVSPAEDRYLMTVIATASNPQFSVSRIDIDRGGPTYTLDTLRDLRAQHGDVDLFFITGADALGQIFSWRHASELFQFAHFIGVTRPGHPLTDPGVPAGGVSLVEVPALAISSTDCRQRVAQGEPVWYLVPDGVVRYINKRKLYREAG; from the coding sequence ATGGGAGAGCAGGCAGCGTCCGTGCGCCCCTCCGGAATCGATGTCGGCGGAGGGGCCGGGCCGGTGAAGAAACGACTCGGTGTGATGGGCGGCACGTTCGACCCGATCCACCACGGCCACCTGGTGGCCGCCAGCGAGGTGGCGAGCCTCTTCCACCTCGACGAGGTGGTCTTCGTCCCCACCGGTGAGCCGTGGCAGAAGGAGCACCGCACGGTCTCCCCGGCGGAGGACCGCTATCTGATGACGGTCATCGCCACCGCCTCCAACCCGCAGTTCTCGGTCAGCCGGATCGACATCGACCGCGGCGGCCCCACCTACACCCTCGACACGCTGCGCGACCTGCGGGCCCAGCACGGCGACGTGGACCTGTTCTTCATCACCGGCGCCGACGCGCTCGGCCAGATCTTCTCCTGGCGCCACGCCTCCGAGCTGTTCCAGTTCGCCCACTTCATCGGCGTCACCCGGCCCGGTCACCCGCTGACCGACCCCGGGGTGCCGGCCGGCGGCGTCTCCCTGGTCGAGGTCCCGGCGCTGGCGATCTCCTCCACCGACTGCCGCCAGCGGGTGGCCCAGGGCGAGCCGGTGTGGTACCTGGTGCCGGACGGCGTGGTGCGCTACATCAACAAACGGAAGCTGTACCGGGAAGCCGGATAG
- the rplU gene encoding 50S ribosomal protein L21, with the protein MYAIVRSGGRQHKVAVGDIVEVDKLPTHNVGDTVELSTLLLVDGDSVTSDPWVLAGVKVQAEVVDHHKGAKIDILRYKNKTGYRRRQGHRQQYTALKITGIPTAAK; encoded by the coding sequence GTGTACGCAATCGTGCGCAGCGGTGGTCGTCAGCACAAGGTGGCTGTCGGCGACATCGTTGAGGTCGACAAGCTTCCCACCCACAACGTTGGCGACACGGTCGAGCTCTCGACCCTGCTTCTCGTCGACGGCGACTCCGTCACCAGCGACCCGTGGGTCCTGGCGGGCGTGAAGGTCCAGGCCGAGGTCGTGGACCACCACAAGGGTGCCAAGATCGACATCCTTCGGTACAAGAACAAGACCGGTTACCGCCGGCGCCAGGGTCACCGCCAGCAGTACACGGCGCTGAAGATCACCGGCATCCCCACGGCTGCGAAGTAA
- the rpmA gene encoding 50S ribosomal protein L27, translated as MAHKKGASSTRNGRDSNAQRLGVKRFGGQAVNAGEILVRQRGTHFHPGLNVGRGGDDTLFALAAGAVQFGTHRGRKVVNIVPAAQ; from the coding sequence ATGGCACACAAGAAGGGCGCATCGTCCACCCGGAACGGTCGCGACTCCAACGCTCAGCGGCTCGGCGTGAAGCGCTTCGGCGGTCAGGCCGTCAACGCCGGTGAGATCCTGGTCCGCCAGCGCGGCACCCACTTCCACCCCGGCCTGAACGTCGGCCGCGGTGGCGACGACACGCTGTTCGCCCTCGCGGCGGGTGCGGTCCAGTTCGGGACCCACCGTGGCCGCAAGGTCGTGAACATCGTTCCGGCCGCGCAGTAA
- the obgE gene encoding GTPase ObgE: protein MTTFVDRVELHVAAGNGGHGCASVHREKFKPLGGPDGGNGGRGGDVILVVDPDVTTLIDYHHSPHRKATNGKPGEGGNRSGADGKDLVLPVPDGTVVLGRDGTVLADLVGRGTSFVAAQGGRGGLGNAALASARRKAPGFALLGEPGQDRDIVLELKTVADVALVGYPSAGKSSLISVLSAAKPKIADYPFTTLVPNLGVVSAGETVYTIADVPGLIPGASQGRGLGLEFLRHVERCSVLVHVLDCATLESDRDPVSDLDVIEEELRAYGGLEDRPRVVALNKVDIPDGQDLADLIRPDLLARGYRVFEVSAVSRQGLRELSFALAGIVAEARAARPVEEATRIVIRPKAVDDAGFTVVAEDGFYRVLGEKPERWVRQTDFANDEAVGYLADRLNRLGVEEELMKAGARAGDEVVIGPGEDAVVFDWEPTMTAGAEMLGRRGEDHRFQAPRPAAQRRKDRDAELHDPEQEYQAFDPF, encoded by the coding sequence ATGACCACCTTCGTGGACCGCGTCGAGCTGCACGTCGCCGCGGGTAACGGAGGGCACGGCTGTGCCTCCGTGCACCGGGAGAAGTTCAAGCCGCTCGGCGGGCCGGACGGCGGCAACGGCGGGCGTGGCGGTGACGTGATCCTGGTCGTCGACCCGGACGTCACCACGCTCATCGACTACCACCACTCCCCGCACCGCAAGGCGACCAACGGCAAGCCCGGTGAGGGCGGCAACCGTTCCGGGGCGGACGGCAAGGACCTCGTCCTGCCGGTGCCGGACGGCACCGTGGTGCTGGGCCGGGACGGCACCGTCCTGGCCGACCTGGTCGGCCGCGGCACCAGCTTCGTCGCCGCGCAGGGCGGCCGGGGCGGCCTCGGCAACGCCGCGCTGGCCTCGGCGCGCCGCAAGGCCCCCGGCTTCGCGCTGCTCGGCGAGCCCGGCCAGGACCGCGACATCGTGCTGGAGCTGAAGACCGTCGCCGACGTCGCGCTGGTCGGCTACCCCAGCGCCGGCAAGTCCTCGCTGATCTCGGTGCTCTCCGCGGCCAAGCCGAAGATCGCCGACTACCCGTTCACCACCCTGGTGCCCAACCTCGGCGTGGTCAGCGCCGGCGAGACCGTCTACACGATCGCCGACGTCCCCGGCCTGATCCCCGGCGCCAGCCAGGGCAGGGGGCTGGGCCTGGAGTTCCTGCGCCATGTGGAGCGCTGCTCGGTGCTGGTGCACGTACTGGACTGCGCCACGCTGGAGTCCGACCGCGACCCGGTCAGCGACCTCGACGTCATCGAGGAGGAGCTGCGCGCCTACGGCGGTCTGGAGGACCGGCCGCGCGTCGTCGCCCTCAACAAGGTGGACATCCCCGACGGCCAGGACCTCGCCGACCTCATCCGCCCCGACCTGCTCGCCCGCGGCTACCGGGTCTTCGAGGTCTCGGCGGTCTCCCGGCAGGGGCTGAGGGAGCTGTCGTTCGCGCTGGCCGGGATCGTCGCCGAGGCCCGCGCCGCCCGGCCGGTGGAGGAGGCCACCCGGATCGTCATCCGGCCCAAGGCGGTCGACGACGCCGGCTTCACGGTGGTGGCCGAGGACGGCTTCTACCGGGTGCTCGGCGAGAAGCCGGAGCGCTGGGTGCGGCAGACCGACTTCGCCAACGACGAGGCCGTCGGCTACCTCGCCGACCGCCTCAACCGCCTCGGCGTCGAGGAGGAGCTGATGAAGGCGGGCGCCCGGGCCGGCGACGAGGTGGTGATCGGCCCCGGCGAGGACGCGGTCGTCTTCGACTGGGAGCCGACCATGACGGCCGGCGCCGAGATGCTCGGCCGCCGCGGCGAGGACCACCGCTTCCAGGCCCCGCGCCCGGCCGCGCAGCGCCGCAAGGACCGCGACGCCGAACTGCACGACCCCGAGCAGGAGTACCAGGCGTTCGACCCGTTCTGA
- a CDS encoding M48 family metallopeptidase, which yields MTVPNDSGAGVPGRDRTRFPGISSRAYEHPADRSALVALRKLTGFDTVLKALSGLLPERSLRLLFLSDSVRVGDQQFPHLNDMLRDACYILDLPKVPPMYVTQDPRPTAMCIGLDEPIVVVSTGLVELLDAEEMRAVVGHEVGHALSGHAVYRTILLFLTNLALRVAWIPLGNVAVMAIVTALREWFRKSELSADRAGLLVGQDPHASMRGLMKLAGGNHLHEMNVDAFLAQAEEYEAGGDLRDSVLKIMNVLPRSHPFTTVRAAELKKWAGSREYQRIMDGHYPRRTDDDGTSVYDSFRESANHYAESVRTSKDPLMGLLRDLSSGAGDLGGKLWDRFSGGRPGGDREGREDDRA from the coding sequence ATGACCGTGCCGAACGATTCCGGGGCCGGGGTGCCCGGCCGTGACCGCACCCGCTTCCCGGGGATCTCCTCCCGGGCCTACGAGCACCCGGCCGACCGCTCGGCGCTGGTCGCGCTGCGCAAGCTGACCGGGTTCGACACCGTGCTCAAGGCGCTCAGCGGGCTGCTGCCGGAGCGCTCGCTACGGCTGCTGTTCCTCTCCGACTCGGTACGCGTCGGCGACCAGCAGTTCCCGCATCTGAACGACATGCTGCGGGACGCCTGCTACATCCTGGACCTGCCGAAGGTCCCGCCGATGTACGTCACGCAGGACCCGCGGCCCACCGCGATGTGCATCGGGCTGGACGAGCCGATCGTGGTGGTCTCCACCGGTCTGGTGGAGCTGCTGGACGCGGAGGAGATGCGGGCGGTGGTCGGCCACGAGGTGGGCCACGCGCTCTCCGGCCACGCCGTCTACCGCACCATCCTGCTCTTCCTGACCAACCTCGCGCTGCGGGTGGCGTGGATCCCGCTGGGCAACGTGGCGGTGATGGCGATCGTCACCGCGCTGCGCGAGTGGTTCCGCAAGTCGGAGCTGTCCGCCGACCGCGCCGGGCTGCTGGTCGGCCAGGACCCGCACGCCTCGATGCGCGGGCTGATGAAGCTGGCCGGCGGCAACCACCTGCACGAGATGAACGTCGACGCGTTCCTGGCGCAGGCCGAGGAGTACGAGGCCGGCGGCGACCTGCGGGACTCGGTGCTGAAGATCATGAACGTGCTGCCGCGTTCCCACCCGTTCACCACGGTGCGCGCCGCCGAGCTGAAGAAGTGGGCGGGCAGCCGCGAGTACCAGCGGATCATGGACGGCCACTACCCGCGGCGCACCGACGACGACGGCACCTCGGTCTACGACTCCTTCCGCGAGTCGGCGAACCACTACGCCGAATCGGTGCGCACCAGCAAGGACCCGCTGATGGGCCTGTTGCGCGACCTGTCCTCCGGCGCCGGCGACCTCGGCGGCAAGCTGTGGGACCGCTTCTCCGGCGGCCGTCCCGGCGGCGACCGCGAGGGCCGCGAGGACGACAGGGCCTAG
- a CDS encoding SCO2583 family membrane protein, which yields MTGRGDPPEGTPQGVPGGGDDEYRSVVFDESFVRAARIQEFSARERLSGTARAVRTRPPWSRAAGNPQAFALLLLMVLAFGTAVYLGLRHPYRGTAAPDVDPARITLVRLAPQGVVAAAPGASARYPVGADAVTLPDPRATAHFSSTQVFQALVLAKEYVVASSVRPDALTGGDVRQVRALLDPGQLDQFDRSLARPADDGQHAATGWLVRFDPTRVALADPAVRVRGTVTVHERGDQGLEVVTDHTLEYTVRAADARSAPASLFTVRRQLRLYFDEEDLRERRLQLQQAAVEAGPLACGVDAAGYFRPLLAGQSAPSGPGIDPQDHAVPIASGCGLLRAAPTPHPSASHPRPPARR from the coding sequence ATGACCGGGCGTGGAGACCCTCCGGAGGGGACACCCCAGGGCGTCCCGGGGGGCGGTGACGACGAATACCGATCCGTCGTGTTCGACGAATCGTTCGTCCGGGCTGCCCGGATACAGGAGTTCTCGGCCCGGGAACGGCTCAGCGGCACGGCCCGGGCGGTACGCACCCGGCCGCCGTGGTCGCGGGCGGCCGGCAACCCGCAGGCGTTCGCCCTGCTGCTGCTGATGGTGCTGGCCTTCGGCACCGCGGTCTACCTGGGGCTGCGCCACCCGTACCGGGGGACCGCGGCGCCCGACGTGGACCCGGCGCGCATCACCCTGGTGCGCCTCGCCCCGCAGGGCGTGGTGGCCGCCGCCCCGGGCGCCTCCGCGCGCTACCCGGTCGGCGCCGACGCCGTCACCCTGCCCGACCCCAGGGCCACCGCCCACTTCTCCTCCACCCAGGTGTTCCAGGCGCTCGTGCTGGCCAAGGAGTACGTGGTGGCCTCCTCGGTCCGCCCGGACGCGCTCACCGGCGGGGACGTACGGCAGGTGCGGGCGCTCCTCGACCCCGGACAGCTCGACCAGTTCGACCGCAGCCTGGCCCGCCCGGCCGACGACGGCCAGCACGCGGCCACCGGCTGGCTGGTGCGCTTCGACCCAACCCGCGTCGCGCTGGCCGACCCGGCGGTACGGGTGCGCGGCACCGTCACCGTCCACGAACGCGGTGACCAGGGGCTGGAGGTCGTCACCGACCACACGCTGGAGTACACCGTGCGGGCCGCCGACGCGCGGTCCGCTCCCGCCTCGCTGTTCACCGTCCGCCGCCAGTTGCGCCTGTACTTCGACGAGGAGGACCTGCGGGAACGCCGGCTCCAGCTCCAGCAGGCCGCGGTGGAGGCGGGTCCGCTGGCCTGCGGGGTGGACGCGGCCGGCTACTTCCGTCCGCTGCTGGCCGGGCAGAGCGCCCCCTCGGGGCCGGGGATCGACCCGCAGGACCACGCCGTCCCGATAGCGTCCGGCTGCGGCCTGCTGCGCGCCGCCCCCACCCCGCACCCGTCCGCGAGCCACCCGAGGCCCCCGGCGCGCCGCTAG
- a CDS encoding LCP family protein has protein sequence MSDAHPGQRWTEDEQRAAYARQPYGGHPGPDPYAQGPAEGYDPYAAGYGTAAAPQPGADGGDPAPGQPGYPHQQAPQGYVPHQYAPPGQSPYGYSYDSYDPYQQQPEQPYQQSDAYGGQQQYQQPYQQGYDGYGQVPRPRQEAAPGQPADHHQPPEEPAHPGPAEDDEGFHTEQFAFIDEEDEQAEDVIDWLKFTESRTERRDERKRRGRKRLIALAVVAVLAVGGGVTYLWQAGKLPGTGTSGTGKTAASGAQKRDVIVVHLRQVDSNDSSTALLVGNETTGKGSTVLLPGSLAVTTDSGTTTLAKSVVDDGAGPTRDALGTLLGADIKGTWRLDTPYLEILVESVGGITLDADATVKGGGKTLVTPGKGKELNGQAAVAYATYRAPGEPQTKQLARFGQVMQAVLTKLPSDAATATKIVDSLGAIPDPSLTDSQLGATLAHLADEAKGGDYATTLLPVQPDGTLSPQATDGVVKDVLGGTVKNSDPSGTPRISVRNATGDTAAANTAQAAVVNSGYTYLDGGTAPRQSASQVIYSSAARAATARELAKTLGLPASAVTKGNGAGNADITVVLGADYHKS, from the coding sequence GTGAGTGACGCACACCCCGGACAGCGTTGGACCGAGGACGAGCAGCGGGCCGCGTACGCCCGACAGCCGTACGGGGGCCACCCGGGCCCGGACCCCTACGCCCAGGGCCCGGCCGAGGGGTACGACCCGTACGCCGCCGGGTACGGCACCGCCGCGGCGCCGCAGCCCGGCGCGGACGGCGGCGACCCGGCGCCCGGACAGCCCGGCTACCCGCACCAGCAGGCCCCCCAGGGGTACGTCCCCCACCAGTACGCCCCGCCCGGGCAGTCCCCGTACGGCTACTCCTACGATTCGTACGACCCGTACCAGCAGCAGCCCGAACAGCCGTACCAGCAGTCCGACGCCTACGGCGGCCAGCAGCAGTACCAGCAGCCGTACCAGCAGGGCTACGACGGCTACGGACAGGTGCCCCGGCCCCGCCAGGAGGCCGCGCCCGGGCAGCCCGCGGACCACCACCAGCCGCCCGAGGAGCCGGCGCACCCCGGACCGGCCGAGGACGACGAGGGCTTCCACACCGAGCAGTTCGCCTTCATCGACGAGGAGGACGAGCAGGCCGAGGACGTCATCGACTGGCTGAAGTTCACCGAGTCGCGCACCGAGCGCCGCGACGAACGCAAACGGCGCGGACGCAAGCGGCTGATCGCCCTCGCCGTGGTCGCCGTGCTGGCGGTCGGCGGCGGCGTGACCTACCTGTGGCAGGCCGGCAAGCTGCCCGGCACCGGCACCTCCGGCACCGGGAAGACCGCCGCGAGCGGGGCGCAGAAGCGCGACGTGATCGTGGTCCACCTGCGCCAGGTGGACAGCAACGACAGCTCCACCGCGCTGCTGGTCGGCAACGAGACCACCGGCAAGGGGTCCACCGTGCTGCTGCCCGGCTCGCTGGCGGTCACCACCGACAGCGGCACCACCACGCTGGCCAAGTCCGTGGTGGACGACGGCGCCGGCCCCACCCGGGACGCGCTCGGCACCCTGCTCGGCGCCGACATCAAGGGCACCTGGCGGCTGGACACCCCGTACCTGGAGATCCTGGTGGAGTCGGTCGGCGGGATCACCCTGGACGCCGACGCCACCGTCAAGGGCGGCGGGAAGACCCTGGTCACCCCGGGCAAGGGCAAGGAACTCAACGGGCAGGCGGCGGTCGCCTACGCCACCTACCGCGCCCCCGGCGAGCCCCAGACCAAGCAGCTCGCCCGGTTCGGCCAGGTGATGCAGGCGGTGCTGACCAAGCTGCCCAGCGACGCGGCCACCGCCACCAAGATCGTCGACAGCCTCGGCGCCATCCCCGACCCGTCGCTCACCGACAGCCAGCTCGGCGCCACCCTCGCCCACCTGGCCGACGAGGCCAAGGGCGGCGACTACGCCACCACGCTGCTGCCCGTCCAGCCCGACGGCACCCTCAGCCCCCAGGCCACCGACGGCGTGGTCAAGGACGTCCTCGGCGGCACGGTCAAGAACAGCGACCCCAGCGGCACCCCGCGGATCTCGGTGCGCAACGCCACCGGCGACACCGCCGCGGCCAACACCGCCCAGGCCGCCGTGGTCAACTCCGGCTACACCTACCTCGACGGCGGCACCGCCCCCCGGCAGTCCGCCTCCCAGGTGATCTACTCCTCCGCCGCCCGGGCCGCCACCGCCCGGGAGCTGGCCAAGACCCTCGGA